The Abditibacteriota bacterium genome segment CAGCCGGCTGGCCAACGAGGCGCAGTATTATGCGGGAATGGCGGACTTCATCATCGAGACCAAGGCCAACGGAGCCCTGGGCTGGTGGTTCCCCGGCGGCTACCGGGTGGACGAAATGTCCGACTTCGGCATCACCAACCATGACGGCACCCTCAGGCCCGCGGGAGCCATGATCATGGAAAAATCCCCGCTCATAGTCAAGGGCTTTGACAGCGAGGAGAGGGAAAAAGAAGTCTTTGAGATAGACCGGGACCTCTATCCCTCCGGCTACGCGGGCCTCTTCACAGAATATGCGCCGAAGATAGCCGACAGCTTCATGAGGGGCCGGGAGCCCGTCCTGAAGACTGCCGCCACCGGGACCACCACCGCCACTGTGCCCCGCATCGCCGTGGGCAACACCCCCTACAGGGAGGGCAAAAACCCCATCAAATATCTGTCGTCGGAATTCGACTACGTCAGGACGGGCGACGCCGAGCTCATAGAGTCCGGCTCCTTCACCCTGAAAAAGGGCAGCTCCCCGGTCTTCAAATGCTCCGTGGCCAACACGGACGAGCCCCTGTGGCTCTCCGTAGCCGGCAAGGGCCGGGTCAGCCTGTCGGTCACCTATGACGGACACACGGACTATTATCCCGTCCGAAAGGACGTGCCCATGTTTGAGTCGGCCGTCTTTGACCGGGTGCGCATACAGGGCTCCCCGGAAGAGGTGGTACTGCGGATGCACTGCGAAGGCATAGGCGCCTTCGGCGAGACAGTACGGCTCAGGCTGGAATACAGATAAAGCCTGCGGAACATATTACGGAAAAAAGCAATGAAGCTGACGATACTTTTCGGCCTGACGGCGGCTTTGCTGGCCGCCGCAGTCCTGGCAGCGGGAGCCGCCGAAGGCGGGCAGGGCCGAGAGCGCGACCCCTTTTTGGCATCAAAAATGAAAGTAAAGAAATACGGAGCCATGACCGAGGCGGACATCACCGCCATCCGCCCCATGGGGCGCTTTGCCGATTTTCTCCGGACTCAGATCGAGGGGCTGACGGGCCATCCCGAGGCCCACGGCGCCCCCTTTGACACTCCGGGCTGGAACGCGGACCACATTTATCCCGACCTTCCGCCCGAAGCCCGCTGGGTCCACTATGAGCAAACCGCCTATTGGTGCGACGGCGCCCTGCGCTGCGCCTATCTGGCGGGAGACAGTGAGCTGGCCCAAAGGGCGGAAGCGCCCTACAGACGGTTTTTCGCAGCCGAAGACGCTGCGGGACCGGAGGCCATCCGGACCCCCGCCACAGGCTGGAACAGATGGCCTTACGCCGTGTTCCTTCGGGGCGCGATACCCTATCTGACCAAAAATCCCGATCCGGAAAGCCTGGCCAGGCTGGCCGCATTTTTTGCGGGGGACACAGCCGATTATTCCGATTACCGGGCCATATGCTGCCTGGAGCCCATGCTCTGGGTGTATGAGCAGACCGGGGACCGCCGCCTTTTGAACAGGGCCCAAAAGGCCTATGACAAGTCTCAGAATGCCGGTCTGGACAGCAGCATCGCCAGGATGCTGTCGGACATACCCAGCCACGAGCACGGGGTCTCCCACAACGAAATGTGCAAGATGGCCGCCATCATGTATGACTACACAGGCAACAGGACTTATCTGGAGGCTGTGGAGCATGAGTATCAAAAGCTGGCAAAGCACAGCATACTGGTCAACGGAGTCATCTCGTCTTCGGAGGCCATAGCGGGAAAAGACGCTCTGGCCAGCAACGAGACCTGCAACGTCACCGACCAGATGTGGGCCCTCTCCAAGCTGCTGAGAGCCTCGGGCAAGCCGGAATATGCCGACTGCATCGAAAGGATCTGCTTCAACGCCCTTCCCGGCTGCACTCTGAACGACTTCAGGGGACTGCAGTATTTTTCCTGCCCCAACCAGATACTGGCCGACGGCCACAGCAATCACAACGAAATGTTCAGGAGCCACACCTGGATGAGCTACCGTCCCACTCCCGGCACGGAATGCTGCTCGGGCAACGTGCACCGGGCCATGCCCTGCTATATTTCCTGCATGTGGACGGAAAAGGAGGACGGCGGCGTGTACGCAGCCCTCTACGGCGCTTCGGAATACAGGGCCAAAAACGGCGCGGTGATCACTGAGACTACGGATTATCCCTTTGACGAAACCATCACCTTTACCGTGAAGGCCCCCGCAGAGTTTGACCTGTATCTCAGGGTCCCCGGCTGGTGCGCAGCCCCCGCCCTGACGGTCAACGGAGAAGCCCGCAACGCCGAAAAAGGCAGCTACTTCCCCGTGAGAGTCGGAGACGGTGACAGAGTAGAGCTGCGCCTGCCCATGGAGATCACCCTCTCCCGGTGGCCCGACAACGGAGTGGCCCTCGAAAGAGGCCCCCTGGTGTATTCCCTGGCCATAGAGACCGAGTGGAGCGATGACCCCTCCGACGTGAGATACAGCCCCGATTTCCCTGCGCAGAAGGCCTATCCCGCAAGCCCCTGGAATTACGCCCTTGCCACGGACCTGCCGGACTTCATTGGCAGCATAAAGGTGGTGAAAAAGGACACCCGGGGCATGCCCTGGAGCCCTGACACCTGCCCCATAGAGCTCTTCGCTCCCGCCAGGCGGGTCCCCGGGTGGAAGGCCGTCAAGCGCAGGGAGGTCATCGGTTATTTCCCGGTGGCAGGCAAGCCGGGACTGCAGCCCGTAAAGAAAACCGGCGATTTTACCTTTACGCCTCCCCTGCCCTCTGCCGGGGTCAGAGCGGCCGGCAAAAAGCAAAAGACCGAGACCGTGAGGCTCATCCCCTACGGAGCGGCCAAGCTGAGGATCACCATATTTCCGGAGCTTTCATTTGACAGCCCCGGGACCGGCGCGGAAGCCCCGGAGGCGGCCCGGGACGACCGGATACCTTACGCGGATATCAATTGACGGCGAAAGGGCAGCCGGCGCTCTGACGACGGATATCTTATGAGTATATATATAATATTTTTCCTTATCCTTGCCGCCCTCCCCCTGAGGGCGGCGGTCCGCTGCAGGACCGGTATCTATTCCGGCTGCGAAGAGGACGGCGTCCTGTGCTTCAGGGGCATCCCCTACGCCCAGAGCCCCGTGGGCAGTCTGAGGTTCCGCCCGGCGGAGCCCCTTGCCCCCGGCAACCGGTCCTATGACGCGGTCCGCTGCGGCGACGCCAGCCTGCAGCCCGCACCCACCCCCAACAGACAGAGCGAGGACTGCCTGTGGCTCAACCTGTGGACCTCCAAAAACGCTCACCATAGCCCCAAGCCCGTCATGGTCTTTGTCCACGGCGGGGCCTTTGTGACGGATTCGGCAGCCATGGACATCTACAGCTGCGCGGGGCTGGCAAAGAGCTTTCCGGACATGGTGTTCGTCTCGGTGGAATACAGACTGGGTCTGCTGGGCTTCGGCGACTTTCGCTCACTGGAAGGCCTCGCGGGAGAAGCCTGCCCGGTGCCCGGCATCTCCGACGTCATATGCGCTCTGACATGGATCAGGGACAACGCAGAGGCCTTCGGAGGCGACCCGGACCGGGTCACCCTCTTCGGCCAGTCCGCCGGAGCGGTGATCATCAGCCTGCTGCCCCTGTTTTCCGAAGCCCGGCCCCTGTTCCGCAGGATGATCCTCCAGAGCGGCTCCCCCTCCCTGGTCATGACCCCGGAAAAGGCCGCAGCAGCCCTGAGCAGCTTCATGCGGCAGACAGGCTGCGGCAGCCGGGAGGACCTGGAGCGGCTGCCGGATGAGGCCTTCCGGACCTTCGCCGAGTGCGCCCCCGTCCTGGGCTGCGGAGCTCTGCCCGATACCATAGGCGAGATCTACGCCCGGGCGGCGGAGCCCGCCTGCACGGACAAAGACCTTATGACCGGCACCAATACAGACGAGATGGACTACTTCGTCATGCTCATGGGCAGGGACCGGGGGCGCCGGCTGCAGGAAAAAGCCCACGCCCGCAGGCTGGCCCTGCTGCCCCCGGAGCTGAGGCGGCGGGCGGAGGCGGTCTATTCCCCGGAGCGTTTTCCCGACCCCGCAGAGGCAGCCTGCCGCTTCGCCGGCGACGCCCTGTTTCACATCCCAGCCCGGACCCTGCTGCAGGCCCGGCCCGGAGGGCGCAGCTATCTCTATTCCTTCCGCATCCCCTCGGGCAAGCCGGGCGTCAGAGCCTGCCACGCCGTGGAGCTGTCCTACGTCTTCGGCACCTCCCGCTACGGCTACGGGGGCAGGGATATGGATATGGGCATATCCCGCAGGATGCAGGAGCTGTGGACCTCCTTTGCCCGATGCGGCAGGCCCGTCTCCCAAAGCCTGGAGGCCCCGGAATACGCTTCCGGCAGGCTGCTGGCCATAGACCCGGAGGGACTGCGGACAGAAAAGGCGGCCCCCGTCCCGGAGGGACCGGAAGCTCTGGCCTTTGTCCCGATTCTGGACGCGGGCCTCATGTGACAGCCTTGAAGAAAAAACCGATATATGGTAAAATAAAAATAGTATATTTCAGGACGAGGACGTGTTATGAATAAGAGAACCCCTACCCCCGGCAACAGCATAGCCGTAGTGATCAGGTACCCCCAGAACAGCAGCGCGCTGTCGGAGATCGTCAGAGTCATCGAACAGAACAACGGCTCCCTGGGTCCCATCGACATAGTGGAATCCGAAAGAGTGACCGTCACCAGAGAGTTTGCCGTCAACCTGGTGAGCCCCGATGACGCTGAGCCTCTGGTCAACGCTCTCAAAGAGATCAAAGACGCGGAGGTCATTGAAGGCTGGGACAGAGTATTCCAGATGCATTACGGAGGCAAGATCGACGTGGTCAGCAAGGCGCCTCTCCAGGACTTTGACGACCTGTCCATGGCCTACACTCCCGGCGTAGCCAGAGTGTGCAAGGCCATCGAAGCCGAGCCGGAAAAGGCCTTTGACTTCACCATCCGCCAGAACACCGTGGCCGTGATCACCGACGGCACCGCCGTACTGGGCCTGGGCAACATAGGCGCCGTGGCCGGGCTGCCCGTCATGGAAGGCAAGGCCGTCCTCTTCAAGGAATTTGCCGGCGTCAACGCTTTTCCCGTGTGCGTCAACACCACCGACCCCGAAGAGCTGGTGAAGATCTGCGCCGCCATCAGCGGCACCTTCGGCGGAATCAACCTGGAAGACATATCCTCCCCCCGCTGCTTCATGGTGGAGAGAGAGCTGCAGAAGCTGGTGGACATCCCCGTATTCCACGATGACCAGCACGGCACCGCCACCGTAGCCACCGCCGCCTTTATCAACGCCATCAAGGTCAGCGGCAAGGATCCCAAAAACATGCGCATGGTGGTGTCCGGAGCCGGAGCCTCCGCCCTGGCCTGCACCAGAGCCATCAGCGACATGGGCATCGGAGACGTGGTGCTCTGCGACCGCAAGGGCGCCATATATGACGGACGCCCCGGCATAGAGAAGGACGAGCCCAAGCTGTGGGCCTCCAAAAAGTTCAACAAGGAAAATCTCAAGGGCTCCCTCAAGGAAGTCATAAAGGGCGCCGACATGTTCCTGGGTCTCTCGGCCCCCAACATGCTCACCGGCGAGGATATCCGCACCATGAACGACAAGCCTATCGTGTTCGCCATGGCCAACCCCACTCCCGAGGTATGGCCCGAGGAATGCTACGGCTATGCCTCCGTGGTAGCCACCGGACGCAGCGATTATCCCAACCAGATCAACAACGTGCTCTGCTTCCCCGGCCTCTTCAGGGGTCTCCTGGAAGCCGGCGCCAAGCAGGTCACCAGAGAGATGCAGGCCGCGGCGGCCAAGGCCATCGCCTCCTGCGTGGAAGAGCCCACTGCCGAGAACATTATGCCCAGCGCCTTTGACCCTCACGTGGCCGAATCCGTATGCGAGGCTGTGAAGGAGTGCGCTCTGGATGAAAAGGCAGCCAAAACGCCTATCTTCTTCGATTTCAGCATCTAAAAGCACGGGGGCTGCGACGCAGCCCCCTCTTTATCTCAGATTTTTTTAATATCCTCTTGCCATAAGCTTTTGATTATGGTATAATATTATTTGCGTGACCATATTTCACGCAGATTCCCATAGATCCAACGGAGGACCGCCATGGCAAAGAAATCCAGCGGTGACGTCAGAATAGTCATCAATCTCGCTTGCGACGAATGCAAGAGAAAGAATTATACCACCACCAAGAACAAGAGAAACGATCCCAACAGACTGGAGCTCAAGAAGTACTGCAAGTGGTGCAAGAAGGTCACCAATCATCGGGAAAGCAAATAATCTGCATTTTGGTCCCGCGTCCGTTTGACACGGCTCCAAAAATCTGTTATAATATATAATTGCTGCCTACGCAGCACGACGCAGGGGTGTAGCTCAGTTGGTAGAGCGTCGGTCTCCAAAACCGAATGTCGCGGGTTCGAATCCTGTTGCCCCTGCCAATTCTTTTTTTATGGAGCTTTTTATATGGCTGGCAATAACCAACAGAAAAAGGCAACTGAAAAGACTTCGGAAGACGGAGCCATGAAAAGGCTCGGCAAGTTTCTGAAGGAATCATACACCGAAACCAGATTCAAAACCACCTGGCCCACAAAAGATGAGCTGAAGCACCTGACTGCGGTCGTCCTCATGGCGGTCATCCTGTCCGGTCTGTATTTCGGCGGTCTGGACGCCATCTACGGTGTGATCATCAGAAAGATAGCCCATCTCTAGGATATTCCGCGAATGAAAACTACAAACTGGTACGCACTGCAGGTGTTTACGAGTCACGAAGACAAGGTCAGGAACACTCTTCAGCAAAAGATAGACGCTCTTCCCGCCACCGAAGAGGACAGGCTCAGACCCTGCAGGGAAGACATCCTCGAAGTTTACGTTCCCAAAAAGACCGTGCACAGAAGACGGGACGGCAAGGTCCGCGAAGCCGAGGTCAAGCTGTATCCCGGCTACGTGTTCGTCAACGCCAACATCAAAAAGCCCAGCGTCTGGCACGTGATCAACGACACCGAAGGAGTCATAGGATTCGTGGGCAGCGGCATTATGGGCGAGCCCATCGATGACAGCGAGATAGACGCTATCAAAAAATCCGTGTCCGATACCAGAGACGAGCCCGACTGCAAGCTCAAGGTGGGCGAGACCGTGAAGATCAAGAGCGGCCTTTTTGCAGGCTATTCGGGCATCATAGACGAGATCAATATACACAAGATGGAGGCAGTGCTGCTCATAGACATGAACGGCAATCAGCGCCGCCTGACCATCAGCTACGATTTACTGGAAAATTAGTTATTTTACGTAGGAGGGACCAGTTCCCGTTTCACTGCAAGAAATATCCCTACGGTATGTGGAGGACAACAAATGGCAAAGAAGATCGCCGGCATAGTCAAGCTCCAGCTTGCCGCCGGAAAAGCAACCCCTGCCCCGCCGGTAGGACCCGCTCTGTCACCCTATGGGATCAACATGATGGAGTTCATCAAGAGCTACAACGAAAAGACAGCTTCCATGATGGGCGACACCATCCCCGTGGTCATCACCATCTATGAAGACAGGACCTATACCTATATCACCAAGACTCCCCCTGCCGCCGTCATGCTCAAGAAGGCTGCCGGCATAGAAAAGGCCTCGGGCGAGCCCAACAAGACCAAAGCCGGCTCCATCACCAGAGCCCAGCTCAGAGAGCTGGCCGAGAAGAAGCTGCCGGACCTCAACACCGACGACGTGGAAGCCGCCATGAACACCCTGGCGGGCACCGCGAGAAGCGCCGGCATCACCATCACAGACTGACGAACATCAAGCAGCCGGGAGACCGCAAGGTCGTGAGCCGCATTTGCGGACTGCATAACGGAGAAATAACATGGCATTAAAAGGAAAAAGATATCAGCAAGCTGCCGACACCGTAGGCAAGAATGCCCCCCTGCCTCCCCTGGAGGCCCTGGAATTGGTAAAAAAGGCCGCCACGGCCAAGTTTGACGAGACCATAGACGTAGCCATCAAGTTGGGCGTTGACCCGAGACAGGGCGACCAGATGGTCAGAGGCACCGCCAATCTGCCCTTCGGCACCGGCAAGATCCGCAAGGTAGCCGTCATCACCAAGGGCGACAAGGTCCAGGAAGCTCTGGACGCCGGCGCCGACACCGTAGGCGGCGAAGAGCTGGTCAAGGAGATCCAGGGCGGCTGGATGGACTTCGAAGTCCTGCTGGCTACCCCCGACGTCATGGCCCTGGTAGGCAAGCTGGGCTCCATCCTGAGAGCCAAGATGCCCTCCAAGAAGGCCGGCACCGTAGCCCCCAACATCGGCGAAGTGGTCAAGGAGATCAAGACCGCCAGCCGTGTGGAATACAGAGTGGAAAAGGCGGGCATCATCCATGCCCCCATCGGCAAGGCTTCCTTTACCGCCGAGCAGCTGACCGAGAACCTGCTCACCCTGGTGGGCGCTCTCATCAAGGCCAAGCCTGCCAGCGCCAAGGGCAAGTATATAATCAGCATATTCGCGTCTTCCACTATGGGACCCAGCGTCTCCATAGACACCAACGAAGCCGCCAAGCAGGCAAAGAAATAATTTTTCAGCATATCGCTGACTTTTATCTGCGTAAGTGCCGTAGACAGTTGGGACCCCAAAGGTTTAAATCATCCAGCCGAGGAAAGTACGTAGCTCATAGAATCCTGAGCTGTTTTTTTCGGAAAACAGCTTTTTATAAGCATACGGCACAAACGTAATTCTTACAAGGAGGTTATCCATGAAGGACTTCTCAAGAACACCGCGTCCCGAAAAGGTGGAGGCAGTCAACAATATCAGAGAGATACTCGAAAACAACTCTGTCATCCTGACTGACTTCAACGGTATCGACGTGGAGGGAATGGCTTCTATCAGGAAGAAGCTCAGGGAAACGGGCGGCACCTACAAGGTAGTCAAGAACACCCTGCTCACCATCGCTGCCACCGGCACCGATGCCGAAGCTGCCGTCAAGGACCTGGCCGGCTCCACAGCCATAGCCTATTCTCCCGACGATCCCGTGGCCCTGGCCAAAGCTCTCTCGGAGTTTACCAAGGGACCCAAGCCCGTAGTCATCAAATGCGGGTACGTGGAAGGTGCCGTACTTGACAGCGATCAGGTCACAGAGCTGAGCAAGATCCCGTCCAGGCTGGAGCTTATCGCTTCCATCATCGGCGGAGTCGAGGCTCCTCTGTCCGGTATCGTGGGCACCCTGAACTCCATGCTGGGAGACGTGGTGTGGACTCTCGAGGCGATCATAGACAAAAAAGAAAGCGCATAATTGCGCGCGACCAACCCCAATATCAAATTTTAAAAAGCGAGGATTTTAAAAATGGCAAACATTGCTGAAATAGTTGACATCATCAAAGGAATGACCGCTCTGGAGCTCAAGGAGCTCAAGGATGCTCTGCAGGAAGAGTTCGGCGTCACCGCCGCTGCTCCCGTAGTAGCCGTAGCCGGCGGAGCTGCCGCTCCCGCCGAGGAAGCCGAGGAAAAGACCAGCTTTGACGTACTGCTGGCCAGCGTAGGCGACAAGAAGATCAACGTGATCAAGGTCGTCCGCGAAGTGACCGGTCTGGGTCTGAAGGAAGCCAAGGAAGTGGTCGACGGCGCTCCCAAGAACGTCAAGGAAGGCGTGACCAAGGAAGAAGCCGAAGAGATCAAGGGCAAGCTGGAAGAAGCCGGCGCTACCGTCGAATTAAAGTAATCTCGCTGCACATGCGACACGCGGGGTCCCCGTGACCCCGCACTTATTTTCAATAAAGAATCATCTCATCTACGGACAGGATTTTGAAGATCAACGTCATAGCAAAATATAACCGCTAAAAACACTGGACTTACGCGCAAACGCATAGTTTAACTTCAGTGTTTTTTGTCGTATATAGAGACACGCCCCTTTATTATGCTTTGTGTTTATATTTCAGGAGGTCAGGATTGAAGGAAATACAACATAAGACCAAACGAACCCTGATGGAAAACAACGTTCCGAACATGGTCGAGCTGCAGCTTGAATCCTATAAATGGTTTCTCGAAAAGGGCATCAAGGAGCTGTTCCGAAGCTTTTCCCCTATCAAAGACCATCAGGACAGCAAATACTCTCTTGAATTTTTAGACTATGAGCTGGACAAGCCCAAGTTTACCGAAGCCGAATGCCGTTACAGAGACAACTCTACCTACGAAGCCCCTATCAAGATCAAGGTTCAGCTCACCGTAAAGGACGATGACGGCAACATAAAAGAGATACTCCCCGAAAAGCTGTATTTTGGCGAGCTGCCCATCATGACCGACAAAGGCACCTTTGTGATCAACGGCGCCGAGCGGGTCATCGTGTCTCAGCTGACCCGTTCCCCGGGAGCATATTTTGAGGACAACATCGATATATCCGGCACCATGCTCTATACGGGCCGCATCATCCCCGGCAACGGCTGCTGGCTGGAAGTGGAGACCGACGCCAGGAGCACCATGCAGGGCAAGCTGGCTCAGTCCGACAAGTTCCCTCTCACGGTCCTGCTCCGGGCTCTCAGCGCTCTCGACGAAGCCTGTCCCGTGTATCTGCCTTCCCTGATAGGCACAGAGCTCAAAAAGAACATAGACAATCCCATCCCCGGCCGGCCGCCGCTGGTGGACATCAGCAAAAAACGGACCAAGAAAAAGATCTTCACCAAGACCGATTATGAAGAGGTCCGCAAGGCCCTGTCGGCTCTGTACAAGGATGAGACCCTGCCCTTCAAGGACTACGTCCTCAGCCCCGACTATATCTACGACAAGGAGCTGGGCAGATCCACCTCCACCACTCTGGACATCCTGAACATCTTCGGCGAGAAGATATATCTCCCCGTAGAGCAGATGTGCAGGTGCAGGACCTTTCACTACGTGGGCGCCGACGGCCAGAAGGAATACGACATAGTCATCCCCGCCAAGGATCCCGCCAACAAGTATTATGAAAAGAAGCTGAGAGTCTTCCGCAAGGATCTCTGTCAGGGCGACGCCTCCAAGCTGTACAAAAAGGCCGGCAAGGCCATCACCGACGCCGACCTGGACAAGATCCGCGAAGACGCCGAGAGGACCACTCACCGCAAGAGAGAATTCTCCATCGAGGACTACCGCCCGGTGGAGACCATCGTGGTCAAAAACGGCATGATAGAGACAGCGGACCCCTCCCTGACAGTGGCCGAGATCGAAAAGGACGGCTCCGCCAAGGTCCTCTGCCCGGCAGGCGAGCTGATAGACCGGGAGACCGCCCGGACCATCTACGAGACCGGCACCAGCTTCATACAGGTCTACAAGGTGGATCCTTATATCGGAGAGACCCTGAAGACC includes the following:
- a CDS encoding 50S ribosomal protein L1, which gives rise to MALKGKRYQQAADTVGKNAPLPPLEALELVKKAATAKFDETIDVAIKLGVDPRQGDQMVRGTANLPFGTGKIRKVAVITKGDKVQEALDAGADTVGGEELVKEIQGGWMDFEVLLATPDVMALVGKLGSILRAKMPSKKAGTVAPNIGEVVKEIKTASRVEYRVEKAGIIHAPIGKASFTAEQLTENLLTLVGALIKAKPASAKGKYIISIFASSTMGPSVSIDTNEAAKQAKK
- the rplL gene encoding 50S ribosomal protein L7/L12 encodes the protein MANIAEIVDIIKGMTALELKELKDALQEEFGVTAAAPVVAVAGGAAAPAEEAEEKTSFDVLLASVGDKKINVIKVVREVTGLGLKEAKEVVDGAPKNVKEGVTKEEAEEIKGKLEEAGATVELK
- a CDS encoding carboxylesterase/lipase family protein codes for the protein MSIYIIFFLILAALPLRAAVRCRTGIYSGCEEDGVLCFRGIPYAQSPVGSLRFRPAEPLAPGNRSYDAVRCGDASLQPAPTPNRQSEDCLWLNLWTSKNAHHSPKPVMVFVHGGAFVTDSAAMDIYSCAGLAKSFPDMVFVSVEYRLGLLGFGDFRSLEGLAGEACPVPGISDVICALTWIRDNAEAFGGDPDRVTLFGQSAGAVIISLLPLFSEARPLFRRMILQSGSPSLVMTPEKAAAALSSFMRQTGCGSREDLERLPDEAFRTFAECAPVLGCGALPDTIGEIYARAAEPACTDKDLMTGTNTDEMDYFVMLMGRDRGRRLQEKAHARRLALLPPELRRRAEAVYSPERFPDPAEAACRFAGDALFHIPARTLLQARPGGRSYLYSFRIPSGKPGVRACHAVELSYVFGTSRYGYGGRDMDMGISRRMQELWTSFARCGRPVSQSLEAPEYASGRLLAIDPEGLRTEKAAPVPEGPEALAFVPILDAGLM
- the rpmG gene encoding 50S ribosomal protein L33; protein product: MAKKSSGDVRIVINLACDECKRKNYTTTKNKRNDPNRLELKKYCKWCKKVTNHRESK
- a CDS encoding NAD-dependent malic enzyme — encoded protein: MNKRTPTPGNSIAVVIRYPQNSSALSEIVRVIEQNNGSLGPIDIVESERVTVTREFAVNLVSPDDAEPLVNALKEIKDAEVIEGWDRVFQMHYGGKIDVVSKAPLQDFDDLSMAYTPGVARVCKAIEAEPEKAFDFTIRQNTVAVITDGTAVLGLGNIGAVAGLPVMEGKAVLFKEFAGVNAFPVCVNTTDPEELVKICAAISGTFGGINLEDISSPRCFMVERELQKLVDIPVFHDDQHGTATVATAAFINAIKVSGKDPKNMRMVVSGAGASALACTRAISDMGIGDVVLCDRKGAIYDGRPGIEKDEPKLWASKKFNKENLKGSLKEVIKGADMFLGLSAPNMLTGEDIRTMNDKPIVFAMANPTPEVWPEECYGYASVVATGRSDYPNQINNVLCFPGLFRGLLEAGAKQVTREMQAAAAKAIASCVEEPTAENIMPSAFDPHVAESVCEAVKECALDEKAAKTPIFFDFSI
- the secE gene encoding preprotein translocase subunit SecE codes for the protein MKRLGKFLKESYTETRFKTTWPTKDELKHLTAVVLMAVILSGLYFGGLDAIYGVIIRKIAHL
- the rplK gene encoding 50S ribosomal protein L11, which codes for MAKKIAGIVKLQLAAGKATPAPPVGPALSPYGINMMEFIKSYNEKTASMMGDTIPVVITIYEDRTYTYITKTPPAAVMLKKAAGIEKASGEPNKTKAGSITRAQLRELAEKKLPDLNTDDVEAAMNTLAGTARSAGITITD
- a CDS encoding 50S ribosomal protein L10, with the translated sequence MKDFSRTPRPEKVEAVNNIREILENNSVILTDFNGIDVEGMASIRKKLRETGGTYKVVKNTLLTIAATGTDAEAAVKDLAGSTAIAYSPDDPVALAKALSEFTKGPKPVVIKCGYVEGAVLDSDQVTELSKIPSRLELIASIIGGVEAPLSGIVGTLNSMLGDVVWTLEAIIDKKESA
- a CDS encoding glycoside hydrolase family 127 protein, coding for MKLTILFGLTAALLAAAVLAAGAAEGGQGRERDPFLASKMKVKKYGAMTEADITAIRPMGRFADFLRTQIEGLTGHPEAHGAPFDTPGWNADHIYPDLPPEARWVHYEQTAYWCDGALRCAYLAGDSELAQRAEAPYRRFFAAEDAAGPEAIRTPATGWNRWPYAVFLRGAIPYLTKNPDPESLARLAAFFAGDTADYSDYRAICCLEPMLWVYEQTGDRRLLNRAQKAYDKSQNAGLDSSIARMLSDIPSHEHGVSHNEMCKMAAIMYDYTGNRTYLEAVEHEYQKLAKHSILVNGVISSSEAIAGKDALASNETCNVTDQMWALSKLLRASGKPEYADCIERICFNALPGCTLNDFRGLQYFSCPNQILADGHSNHNEMFRSHTWMSYRPTPGTECCSGNVHRAMPCYISCMWTEKEDGGVYAALYGASEYRAKNGAVITETTDYPFDETITFTVKAPAEFDLYLRVPGWCAAPALTVNGEARNAEKGSYFPVRVGDGDRVELRLPMEITLSRWPDNGVALERGPLVYSLAIETEWSDDPSDVRYSPDFPAQKAYPASPWNYALATDLPDFIGSIKVVKKDTRGMPWSPDTCPIELFAPARRVPGWKAVKRREVIGYFPVAGKPGLQPVKKTGDFTFTPPLPSAGVRAAGKKQKTETVRLIPYGAAKLRITIFPELSFDSPGTGAEAPEAARDDRIPYADIN